A DNA window from Hydrogenophaga taeniospiralis contains the following coding sequences:
- a CDS encoding rhomboid family intramembrane serine protease — MFFAIPLANKPTWHAPPWMTVLIIVINMLVYWGWQAPEERAVERNAERYARSGLAELEMPHYLRHLEGKARQSPDEKTHLAMAQAMWKDREHALLYQDMWQEPGFREALLAGQVIRESDPQHAEWQRLRARMTPSEPRPFTLRWAQYFDRGFTDRPETLLTATFLHGSVDHLLGNMVFLFLFGFTLEMALGPWMYLLLYLLCGLGASAVSLWSHAGTPGYGLGASGAIAGLMAMYVVMYKLRRIQFFYLLFFYFNYARWPALVMLPVYMAHELLQQWLGGQGVDYMAHFGGLLSGALLMAALMAVKTLDAPANLMPAAAAPLSDDETQVQASIQRAQRLTDELNYAAANQAWHRAARLRPRDPQVLEPWFEVAQHFPDSEGFHAAAKLLLTLPDTDHAARKRTHAHFHTYLKLAKPGPRLSANTLVHLVPVFVKLHAWDDAQRLAGLLHRSTSVHPKWPDTLTLLVNGLTQSNQWEAAMGWLPALQAHAPAAPVTQLLAQKQK, encoded by the coding sequence ATGTTCTTTGCCATCCCCCTTGCCAACAAGCCCACCTGGCACGCGCCACCCTGGATGACGGTGCTCATCATCGTCATCAACATGCTGGTGTACTGGGGCTGGCAGGCGCCGGAAGAACGGGCGGTGGAGCGCAATGCCGAGCGGTACGCCCGCAGTGGTCTGGCCGAGCTGGAGATGCCGCACTACCTCCGCCACCTGGAGGGCAAGGCCAGGCAGTCGCCCGACGAAAAAACCCATCTGGCGATGGCCCAGGCGATGTGGAAAGACCGGGAACATGCCCTGCTGTACCAGGACATGTGGCAGGAGCCCGGCTTTCGCGAGGCCTTGCTGGCGGGCCAGGTGATCCGGGAGAGCGACCCGCAACATGCCGAGTGGCAACGGCTGCGGGCGCGGATGACGCCGTCGGAGCCCCGGCCCTTCACCCTGCGCTGGGCCCAGTACTTTGACCGGGGCTTCACGGACCGGCCGGAGACCTTGCTGACCGCCACCTTCCTGCACGGCAGCGTGGACCACCTGCTGGGCAACATGGTGTTTCTCTTTCTCTTCGGTTTCACCCTGGAAATGGCCCTGGGCCCCTGGATGTACCTGCTGCTTTACCTGCTCTGCGGACTGGGGGCTTCAGCGGTCTCGCTGTGGTCGCATGCGGGCACGCCCGGCTATGGGCTGGGCGCCTCGGGAGCGATCGCGGGGCTGATGGCCATGTACGTGGTGATGTACAAGCTGCGGCGCATCCAGTTCTTCTACCTGCTGTTCTTCTATTTCAACTACGCCCGGTGGCCCGCGCTGGTGATGCTGCCGGTATACATGGCCCATGAGCTGCTGCAGCAGTGGCTGGGCGGCCAGGGTGTGGACTACATGGCCCACTTTGGCGGCTTGCTGAGCGGGGCCCTCTTGATGGCGGCCCTGATGGCGGTGAAGACACTCGATGCCCCCGCCAACCTGATGCCCGCCGCCGCGGCCCCCCTGTCCGACGACGAGACCCAGGTCCAGGCCAGCATCCAGCGCGCCCAGCGTCTGACCGATGAACTGAACTACGCGGCCGCCAACCAGGCCTGGCACCGCGCCGCCCGGCTGCGGCCACGCGATCCCCAGGTGCTGGAGCCGTGGTTCGAGGTGGCGCAGCATTTCCCCGACAGCGAAGGGTTCCACGCCGCGGCCAAGCTGCTGCTGACCTTGCCCGACACCGACCACGCCGCGCGCAAGCGCACGCACGCCCACTTCCACACCTACCTGAAGCTGGCAAAACCCGGCCCGCGCCTGAGTGCCAACACGCTGGTGCATCTGGTCCCGGTCTTCGTCAAGCTGCACGCCTGGGACGACGCACAGCGGCTGGCCGGGCTGCTGCACCGGAGCACCTCGGTCCACCCCAAGTGGCCCGACACGCTCACCTTGCTGGTCAACGGCCTGACCCAGAGCAACCAGTGGGAAGCGGCCATGGGCTGGCTGCCGGCCCTTCAAGCCCACGCACCGGCGGCGCCGGTCACGCAGTTGCTGGCACAGAAACAGAAATGA
- a CDS encoding tetratricopeptide repeat protein, with the protein MFLLSHTTMRSNNQPIAPSTSARAPKSPPKIPPFWHRLNAFFLFPFQPRPLMYAVFLSLCSFAVTMSPLIGFFAVVGILLATARYSFKVAAMASMGLLRSSDYDSAQSDPAWTNLPWKFLGVLMVHGLLISILASASEGLGSIGNVISSLLMPATLMVLIQTCSFRSAINPSELIRAMGAVGMPYLLLCVFMLLLSMGMPVAWGLLLPLAPKGLIAPMIAFVAVYFAWVSASMVGYVMYQNHDNLDIDLVQDPESGDSAGARRAGASGDALARERDAEVAGQIRAGQIAEAHDMAYDWQRANPDSLADQRRYHRVLLLTDKKDTLGWFTQKFIQNLLKEKKGQEALQVHAATLVKSPDLVLESADLTLELAQLAWKGLDDKQAFSLLKSYDKRYPRHPTIPQAYELIARILHQGQGRTEQALAVYRALRKSHPQHASTQEVAWLLRDHTGEAAPAAPLRSA; encoded by the coding sequence ATGTTTCTGCTGTCACACACCACCATGCGTTCCAACAACCAGCCCATTGCCCCGTCCACCAGCGCCCGCGCTCCAAAGTCCCCGCCGAAGATCCCGCCGTTCTGGCACCGGCTCAACGCATTTTTCCTGTTCCCGTTCCAGCCCCGGCCGCTCATGTACGCGGTGTTCCTGTCGCTGTGTTCCTTCGCGGTGACCATGTCCCCGCTGATCGGGTTTTTCGCCGTCGTGGGCATTCTGCTGGCCACGGCGCGCTACAGCTTCAAGGTGGCGGCCATGGCGTCGATGGGCTTGCTGCGCAGTTCGGACTACGACAGCGCGCAGAGCGATCCCGCCTGGACCAACCTGCCCTGGAAGTTCCTGGGCGTGTTGATGGTTCACGGGCTGCTCATCTCGATCCTGGCCTCGGCCAGCGAAGGCCTGGGCTCGATCGGCAACGTGATCTCGTCCCTGCTCATGCCGGCCACGCTGATGGTGCTGATCCAGACCTGCAGCTTTCGCAGCGCGATCAACCCCTCGGAGCTGATCCGTGCCATGGGGGCGGTGGGCATGCCCTACCTGCTGCTGTGCGTGTTCATGCTGCTGCTGAGCATGGGCATGCCGGTGGCCTGGGGGCTGTTGCTGCCGCTCGCGCCCAAAGGGCTGATCGCGCCGATGATCGCTTTTGTGGCGGTGTATTTCGCCTGGGTCAGTGCCAGCATGGTGGGCTACGTCATGTACCAGAACCACGACAACCTGGACATCGATCTGGTGCAGGACCCCGAGAGCGGGGACTCCGCGGGCGCGCGCCGGGCGGGTGCCTCCGGAGACGCGTTGGCCCGTGAACGCGATGCGGAAGTGGCCGGGCAGATCCGCGCCGGTCAGATCGCGGAGGCCCATGACATGGCCTACGACTGGCAGCGCGCCAACCCGGACAGCCTGGCGGACCAGCGCCGCTACCACCGTGTGCTGCTGTTGACCGACAAGAAGGACACGCTGGGGTGGTTCACGCAGAAGTTCATCCAGAACCTGCTCAAGGAAAAAAAGGGCCAGGAGGCCTTGCAGGTGCATGCGGCGACCTTGGTCAAGTCCCCCGACCTGGTGCTGGAGTCGGCAGATCTCACGCTGGAGCTGGCGCAACTGGCCTGGAAAGGCCTGGACGACAAACAGGCTTTCTCGCTGCTCAAGAGCTACGACAAACGCTACCCCCGCCACCCCACCATACCGCAGGCCTACGAACTGATCGCCCGCATCCTGCACCAGGGCCAGGGCCGCACCGAGCAGGCGCTGGCGGTGTACCGCGCGCTGCGAAAGAGCCACCCGCAACACGCCAGCACCCAGGAAGTGGCCTGGCTGCTGCGGGATCACACGGGGGAAGCGGCGCCGGCTGCGCCCCTGCGCTCGGCCTGA
- a CDS encoding MFS transporter, whose protein sequence is MSARKQLFPFAALSASYFAHIGFFNPYLPLWLKELGFSLIAISVLTSVQSATRLFAPYAWGALSDHTGERVKLLRYGATVALLLSIGLWFPLGGVALFVVLLLMFTHTSAMMPMSEAALAHLVSQGGAFDAKRYGRVRLWGSLGFLITVMVTGWWFERFGMGHFPAWTLATLAAVVVSVWLLPDFKEATHHDDAHPDIWPLLRQPAVRWFFAAVFFHVLAHIFIYVFLSLYLDSLGYSKTLIGLLWAVSVLIEIGWFVAQGRWLPLLSLTGWLVLASALMVLRMGLTAGLPLVWPLLLAAQALHSITFAAHHTVCIALLSHHFPGRLRGRGQALYTVIGYGLPGLLGGLGGGVLSSAYGLSSVFWLASALAAVATLCAVRLRRLDHRPG, encoded by the coding sequence ATGAGCGCTCGCAAACAGCTGTTCCCCTTTGCCGCGCTCTCGGCCAGCTATTTCGCGCACATCGGCTTTTTCAACCCCTACCTGCCGCTGTGGCTCAAAGAGCTGGGCTTCAGCCTGATCGCCATCAGCGTGCTCACTTCCGTGCAGTCGGCCACGCGGCTGTTCGCACCCTACGCCTGGGGCGCGCTGAGCGACCACACGGGCGAGCGCGTAAAGCTGCTGCGCTACGGCGCCACCGTGGCGCTGCTGCTGTCCATCGGTTTGTGGTTCCCGCTCGGCGGCGTGGCCCTGTTCGTGGTGCTGCTGCTCATGTTCACCCACACCAGCGCCATGATGCCCATGAGCGAAGCCGCGCTGGCGCACCTGGTGAGCCAGGGCGGGGCGTTTGATGCGAAGCGCTACGGCCGCGTGCGGCTCTGGGGCTCGCTGGGGTTCCTGATCACCGTGATGGTGACGGGCTGGTGGTTCGAGCGCTTTGGCATGGGCCACTTCCCGGCCTGGACGCTGGCGACCCTGGCCGCCGTGGTGGTGAGCGTGTGGCTGCTGCCCGATTTCAAGGAAGCCACGCACCACGACGACGCGCACCCCGACATCTGGCCGCTGCTGCGCCAGCCGGCGGTGCGCTGGTTTTTCGCGGCCGTGTTCTTTCACGTGCTCGCGCACATCTTCATCTACGTCTTTCTCTCGCTCTACCTCGACTCGCTGGGCTACAGCAAGACGTTGATCGGCCTCTTGTGGGCCGTTTCGGTGCTGATCGAGATCGGCTGGTTCGTCGCCCAGGGGCGTTGGCTGCCGCTGCTCTCGCTGACCGGCTGGCTGGTGCTCGCGTCCGCGCTGATGGTGCTGCGCATGGGCCTGACCGCAGGCTTGCCGCTGGTGTGGCCGCTGCTGCTGGCCGCGCAGGCGCTGCATTCCATCACCTTCGCCGCGCACCACACGGTCTGCATCGCGCTGCTCTCGCACCACTTTCCCGGCCGGCTGCGTGGGCGCGGGCAGGCGCTCTACACCGTGATCGGCTACGGCCTGCCGGGGTTGCTGGGCGGTCTGGGGGGCGGGGTGCTGAGTTCGGCGTATGGCTTGTCCAGCGTGTTCTGGCTCGCGAGCGCGTTGGCGGCGGTCGCCACGCTGTGCGCCGTGCGGTTGCGGCGGCTGGACCACCGGCCGGGGTAG
- the aroC gene encoding chorismate synthase, giving the protein MSGNTFGTLFCVTNFGESHGPAIGCVIDGCPPGMALSEADIQGDLDRRRPGTSKFVTQRSEPDAVEILSGVYEGKTTGTPIALLIRNTDQRSKDYGNILQTFRPGHADYAYWQKYGIRDPRGGGRSSARLTAPTVAAGAVARKWLKERYGVTFKACMTQIGDVVIPFESWDHVPHNPFFAPVADVSVLEDYMNALRKSGDSCGARLRVTAQGMPVGLGQPLYDKLDADIAYAMMGLNAVKGVEIGAGFASVTQRGSTHGDALTPEGFVGNNAGGTLGGISTGQDLDVSIAIKPTSSILIPRDSIDVAGAPTEVITKGRHDPCVGIRAAPIIEALLALVVMDHALRHRAQCGDVKVETPDIAAAGRG; this is encoded by the coding sequence ATGAGCGGCAACACCTTCGGCACCCTGTTTTGCGTCACCAACTTTGGTGAATCCCACGGCCCGGCCATCGGCTGCGTGATCGACGGTTGCCCGCCGGGCATGGCACTGAGCGAGGCCGACATCCAGGGCGACCTGGACCGCCGCCGCCCAGGAACGTCGAAGTTCGTCACCCAGCGCAGCGAACCCGATGCGGTCGAAATCCTCAGCGGCGTGTACGAGGGCAAGACCACCGGCACGCCCATCGCCCTGCTGATCCGCAACACCGACCAGCGCAGCAAGGACTACGGCAACATCCTGCAGACCTTCCGCCCCGGCCACGCCGACTACGCCTACTGGCAGAAGTACGGCATCCGCGACCCGCGCGGTGGCGGCCGCAGCTCGGCCCGCCTGACCGCGCCCACCGTGGCCGCGGGCGCGGTGGCCAGGAAATGGCTTAAGGAGCGCTACGGCGTCACGTTCAAGGCCTGCATGACGCAGATCGGCGACGTGGTGATCCCGTTCGAGAGCTGGGACCATGTGCCCCACAACCCGTTCTTCGCGCCGGTGGCCGACGTGTCGGTGCTGGAGGACTACATGAACGCGCTGCGCAAGAGCGGCGACTCCTGCGGCGCGCGTCTGCGTGTGACGGCGCAGGGCATGCCGGTGGGCCTGGGCCAGCCGCTGTACGACAAGCTCGACGCCGACATCGCCTACGCGATGATGGGTCTGAACGCCGTCAAGGGCGTGGAGATCGGTGCCGGGTTCGCCAGCGTGACCCAGCGCGGCAGCACCCACGGCGACGCGCTCACGCCCGAGGGCTTCGTGGGGAACAATGCCGGCGGCACGCTCGGCGGCATCAGCACCGGGCAGGACCTGGATGTGTCGATCGCCATCAAGCCCACCAGCTCGATCCTGATCCCGCGCGATAGCATCGACGTGGCCGGCGCGCCCACGGAGGTCATCACCAAGGGCCGGCACGACCCCTGTGTCGGTATCCGCGCCGCGCCCATCATCGAGGCGCTGCTGGCGCTGGTGGTGATGGACCACGCGCTGCGGCACCGTGCCCAGTGTGGCGATGTGAAGGTTGAGACACCGGACATCGCCGCGGCTGGCCGGGGCTGA
- a CDS encoding glutathione S-transferase → MAKAVLTISSKNYGAWALRGWLMARFAKLDFTEHVIPPDDPAMRAEILLLSASMRVPALEHDGVHVWDTLAIGEYLNEIKPKAGLLPADRAARAHCRAICGEMHSGFSALRSSLPMNIKAHFPNHKLWSRARTDVDRIEAIWTECLQTYGGPYLFGARPCIADAMFAPVVTRFITYAVALDEACVGYCDTIMALPAMKEWVAAAEAEPDDIDELEAEF, encoded by the coding sequence ATGGCCAAAGCGGTACTCACGATCAGCAGCAAGAACTACGGTGCCTGGGCCTTGCGCGGCTGGCTCATGGCCCGCTTCGCGAAGCTGGACTTCACCGAACACGTGATCCCGCCCGACGACCCGGCCATGAGGGCCGAGATCCTGCTGCTCTCGGCCTCGATGCGCGTGCCGGCGCTGGAGCACGACGGCGTGCACGTCTGGGACACGCTGGCCATTGGCGAATACCTGAATGAAATCAAGCCCAAGGCCGGACTGCTGCCGGCCGATCGCGCGGCGCGCGCGCATTGCCGCGCGATCTGTGGCGAGATGCACTCGGGTTTTTCCGCCCTGCGCTCGTCGCTGCCGATGAACATCAAGGCGCATTTCCCGAACCACAAGCTCTGGTCACGCGCCCGCACCGACGTCGACCGCATCGAAGCGATCTGGACCGAGTGCCTGCAGACCTACGGTGGGCCCTACCTGTTCGGTGCCAGGCCCTGCATCGCCGACGCGATGTTCGCGCCGGTGGTCACGCGCTTCATCACCTATGCCGTGGCGCTCGATGAGGCCTGTGTGGGCTACTGCGACACCATCATGGCGCTGCCGGCGATGAAGGAATGGGTGGCGGCGGCGGAGGCCGAACCGGACGACATTGATGAGCTGGAAGCGGAGTTTTAG
- a CDS encoding polyhydroxyalkanoate depolymerase has translation MMYQAYQLQSDLISPLRLLAQHLSATLWLRQTEGTLVRKMAAACDVLSRLRLTHSRPPYNIQQVQTGERMHPVREEAVLTLPFGTLLHFRKEGAEAQPPVLLVAPLSGHFATLLRETARTLLQDHDVYITDWHNARDVSLRHGGFSLDDYVSYLMRFTEAIGPGSHMVAVCQPCVAALAATALMAEDDHPAQPRSLTLMAGPVDCRVNPTEVNRLATSKPIGWFEKNLISHVPLPHAGFMRRVYPGFVQLSAFMAMNPDRHRQSFHHIYDHLLAGRTEEAGVIQDFYEEYLAVNDLPAEFYLETVAKVFQTYDLPRGVLTWKGRTVNPAAIRRTALMTVEGERDDICAVGQTVAAQDLCSSVRPYLKTHHVQTGVGHYGVFSGRRWNQQIYPLVRDMIHRTM, from the coding sequence ATGATGTATCAGGCTTACCAACTCCAGTCCGACCTGATTTCGCCGCTGCGTCTGCTGGCCCAGCACCTGAGCGCCACGCTGTGGCTGCGCCAGACCGAGGGCACCCTGGTGCGCAAGATGGCCGCGGCCTGCGACGTGCTCTCGCGCCTGCGCCTGACCCACTCGCGCCCGCCCTACAACATCCAGCAGGTACAGACCGGCGAGCGCATGCACCCGGTGCGCGAAGAGGCGGTGCTCACCCTGCCCTTTGGCACCCTGCTGCACTTTCGCAAGGAAGGCGCCGAGGCCCAGCCGCCGGTGTTGCTGGTGGCGCCGCTCTCGGGCCATTTCGCCACCTTGCTGCGCGAGACCGCGCGCACCCTGCTGCAGGACCACGACGTCTACATCACCGACTGGCACAACGCGCGCGACGTGTCCTTGCGCCATGGCGGTTTTTCGCTCGACGACTACGTCAGCTACCTCATGCGCTTCACCGAGGCCATCGGCCCCGGCAGCCACATGGTGGCGGTGTGCCAGCCCTGCGTGGCCGCGCTGGCCGCCACCGCGCTGATGGCGGAAGACGACCACCCGGCCCAGCCCCGCAGCCTCACGCTGATGGCCGGTCCGGTGGACTGCCGCGTCAACCCCACCGAGGTCAACCGCCTGGCCACCAGCAAGCCCATCGGCTGGTTCGAGAAGAACCTGATCAGCCACGTGCCGCTGCCGCACGCCGGCTTCATGCGCCGCGTCTACCCCGGCTTCGTGCAGCTCTCGGCCTTCATGGCCATGAACCCGGACCGCCACAGACAGTCGTTTCACCACATCTACGACCACCTGCTCGCCGGCCGCACCGAAGAGGCCGGCGTGATCCAGGACTTTTACGAGGAGTACCTCGCGGTGAACGACCTGCCGGCCGAGTTCTACCTGGAGACGGTGGCCAAGGTGTTCCAGACCTACGACCTGCCACGCGGCGTGCTCACCTGGAAGGGCCGCACGGTCAACCCGGCCGCCATCCGCCGCACCGCGCTCATGACGGTCGAAGGCGAGCGCGACGACATCTGCGCCGTGGGCCAGACCGTGGCCGCGCAGGACCTGTGCAGCAGCGTGCGCCCCTACCTCAAGACCCACCACGTGCAGACCGGTGTGGGCCACTACGGCGTGTTCAGCGGCCGGCGCTGGAACCAGCAGATCTACCCGCTGGTGCGGGACATGATCCATCGCACGATGTAA
- a CDS encoding CBS domain-containing protein: MKVSDILRVKGGTLYTCQPDEPLVKAIEIMAEFDIGSLAVMEHGELVGMLTFREVIHTLAKNGGSVGTRQVRGVMDDHPMSCTPETELDQVRPMMLERHTRYMPVMDNRMLMGVISFYDVAKAVVDSQNFENKMLKAYIRDWPEEETGKNESNFP; this comes from the coding sequence ATGAAAGTCAGTGACATCCTGCGCGTCAAGGGCGGAACGCTTTACACCTGCCAGCCCGACGAGCCTCTGGTCAAGGCCATCGAGATCATGGCGGAGTTCGACATCGGCTCGCTGGCCGTCATGGAGCACGGTGAGCTGGTGGGCATGCTCACCTTCCGCGAGGTCATCCACACCCTGGCGAAAAACGGCGGCTCGGTCGGCACCCGGCAGGTGCGTGGTGTCATGGACGACCACCCCATGAGCTGCACGCCCGAAACGGAACTCGACCAGGTGCGCCCCATGATGCTGGAGCGCCACACCCGCTACATGCCGGTCATGGACAACCGCATGCTGATGGGCGTGATCAGCTTCTACGACGTGGCCAAGGCCGTGGTGGACAGCCAGAACTTCGAGAACAAGATGCTCAAGGCCTACATCCGCGACTGGCCGGAAGAAGAAACCGGCAAGAACGAGTCCAACTTTCCCTGA
- a CDS encoding O-acetylhomoserine aminocarboxypropyltransferase — protein sequence MPGYSDPGFDTLALHAGATPDATGARAVPIHLTTSFVFESSDHAASLFNLERAGHVYSRISNPTNAVFEQRMAALEGGIGAISVASGQAALHLSIATLMGAGSHIVASTALYGGSQNLLHYTLRRFGIETTFVKPGDIDGWRAAVRPNTRLLFGETVGNPGLDVLDIPTVAQIAHEARVPLLVDSTLTTPYLIKPFEHGADLVYHSATKFLSGHGTVIGGVVVDGGSFDWEASGKFPELTEPYDGFHGMTFSEESTVGAFLLRARREGLRDFGACLSPHSAWLILQGIETLPLRMERHMGNTEKVVQFLASHPLVGRVGHPLLESHPSHALAQKLLKHGAKGAGSVFSFDIQGSREQGKAFIEALKLFSHLANVGDCRSLVIHPASTTHFRMSDEALAGAGIGPGTIRLSIGLEDPDDLIDDLKRALKAAEKC from the coding sequence ATGCCCGGTTATTCCGACCCCGGCTTTGACACGCTGGCGCTGCACGCTGGCGCCACGCCCGACGCGACCGGCGCGCGCGCCGTGCCGATCCACCTCACCACCTCCTTCGTCTTCGAGTCCAGCGACCACGCGGCCTCGCTGTTCAACCTGGAGCGCGCGGGCCACGTCTACAGCCGCATCAGCAACCCGACCAATGCGGTGTTCGAGCAGCGCATGGCCGCGCTCGAAGGCGGCATCGGCGCCATCTCGGTGGCCAGCGGCCAGGCCGCGTTGCACCTGTCCATCGCCACACTCATGGGTGCGGGCTCGCACATCGTCGCCAGCACGGCGCTCTACGGCGGCAGCCAGAACCTGCTGCACTACACGCTGCGCCGCTTCGGCATCGAAACCACCTTCGTGAAACCCGGCGACATCGACGGCTGGCGTGCCGCCGTGCGGCCCAACACCCGGCTGCTGTTCGGCGAAACCGTGGGCAACCCGGGCCTGGACGTGCTGGACATTCCCACCGTGGCGCAGATCGCGCACGAAGCCAGGGTGCCGCTGCTGGTGGACAGCACGCTGACCACGCCCTACCTCATCAAACCCTTCGAGCACGGCGCCGATCTGGTCTACCACTCGGCCACCAAGTTCCTCAGCGGCCACGGCACCGTGATCGGCGGTGTGGTGGTCGATGGCGGCAGCTTCGACTGGGAGGCCTCGGGGAAATTCCCCGAGCTCACCGAGCCCTACGACGGCTTCCACGGCATGACCTTCAGCGAAGAAAGCACCGTGGGTGCCTTCCTGCTGCGCGCGCGCCGCGAAGGCCTGCGCGACTTCGGCGCCTGCCTGAGCCCGCACAGCGCCTGGCTGATCCTGCAGGGCATCGAAACACTGCCGCTGCGCATGGAGCGCCACATGGGCAATACCGAGAAGGTGGTGCAGTTTCTCGCCAGCCACCCGCTGGTCGGCCGTGTGGGCCACCCGCTGCTCGAATCGCACCCCAGCCACGCGCTGGCCCAGAAGCTGCTGAAACACGGCGCGAAAGGCGCAGGCTCGGTGTTCAGTTTCGACATCCAGGGCTCGCGCGAACAGGGCAAGGCTTTCATCGAAGCGCTCAAGCTCTTCAGCCACCTGGCCAACGTGGGCGACTGCCGCTCGCTGGTGATCCACCCGGCCAGCACCACGCACTTCCGCATGAGCGACGAGGCGTTGGCCGGCGCCGGCATCGGCCCCGGCACGATCCGCCTGTCCATCGGGCTGGAGGATCCGGACGACCTGATCGACGACCTCAAGCGTGCCTTGAAGGCCGCCGAGAAGTGTTGA